The segment AAGAAAAAACAGGTCAAAAAATCTGAACTGGAGCGTCGAGGAGGGATAAAacagaaggagagaaaggTGAGAGCGGCAAAGAGAGGTTAGGATAGAGTAGAGAAGGACGGAGATAGAGAAGGCATGAACTATAGCTACGAGCAGATAAACGAAGTGGTAATAGGGAAACAGAGGAACGACGGAAGCGGAGAGGAACAGGAATACGGAACCCCGCGGGGATTTGAATTTACACAGGAAAGAGGAGAGACAGGGAATAGACTGAAGGACACGCCGACGGGTAGAGGAtcaagaagaggaggaagaggaaggGGAATGGGACTGAAACAACGAAGTTTATCGGAGAGCTTTGCAAAAGACATAAAAGAAGGAGGAAAGAGAAAGGAGAGGAGCCCAGCGGAGGACGAggcaaagaagagagaaaaggtcgaggaaggagaagagagaagccCGTTTGAGAAGAGTAACCTGACGCTGAGGACACCACCGAAGAAAGGaaacgagaaagagatagaagATCGGGAAATGGAGAAATTGCAGGAAACCCTGAACAACATATGTGAAGGGATGAAAGAAGAGAggaacgagagaaaaagaatgatGGAGAAGTGGGAGGAAAAATGGAAAGAAAATGAGGAAAGGATAAAGGAAGCCCTGGAAGAATTCAAGAAGAAGatggaagaggagagagaggaaagaatAGAGATGGGAAAGAGAGCAGAGAAGGCGGCAGAGGAGGAAGATAAAAGAAGGGAACAACTAAAGGAAGAAATGctagagaaaataaaaaacctaGAGAAGAGATTTGAGGAGAGAATGCCGGAAAGAAGCAGAGAAGGACCAGAGCAAGATCGAAGGGAAAAGAGTgcagaagaggaagaaagagaaaaaaggcagATGGAAGAACTGGAGTGGAGAatagaagagggagagagagagaggaagagaaacAACGTGGTGATATCAGGAATCAGAGGAGAAGGATGGGACAAGGATAAGCTGAAGAGCTGGGTAAGAGACAAACTGAGAATAGAGATAGAATTCAAGAGAGTATGGACAATAAGAGGAAGAGCCAACAGCAAAATAGGAGCTCAGTGCAAAGAcggagaagagaaagaaaaactgaTGGGGATGAAGAGCGCGCTGAAAGGGACGGACGTGTTCATCGACCACGACACGACCTGGAGGGAGAGAAGGACGAGGGAAAACTGAACGAGTTAGCAAAACAGTGGAAGAGAGAGGGTCACACAGTAAAAATAAGGAGAAACGGGCTCACAGTAGGAAATACTGAATATGTTTGGGCAGAGAGGAAGGGACAGCTTTTTCGAAGAGAGACAGGAAAAAGGGCAGAGGACAGAAGAGCAGAAGGACAACACAAGGGAGGAGACCAATGAGAGCATAAAGGTAGTAAGCTGGAACGTGGCAGGGATAAAAGGACTAGGAGAGGAGGGCTGGAGATACCTAAAAGTGTTCGATGTGATCTGCCTGCAGGAAACATGGATGGAAGATGGAGAAGGAGACAAGATAAAAAAGAGGCTAAAAGGATACGAAATCGAGGTAAGAGAAGCAAAGAAGGGGGGTAGCAGAGGTAGGCTTAAAGGGGGTTTGCTAATGGCAGTAAGGACAGGGGGGAGCGGGGATAAGATAGAATGGATGAGAGGCAGGTCAGGAGAATGTATAGGGGCGAAGGTGAGGATAAAGGGGGAGGAATGGTGGATATGCACGACATACatgagagaagagaggaaaaacaaCTATGAAGAGATGGAGGAATTAGTAGAGAGGGCAGGGGGGGACAAAATTTTGTGGTGTGGTGATCTAAACGCTAGAACAGGAATAGAAGGGGGCGGTTTCGATGAGGAGGGcaacgaggaaaaaagagagtcgaaagataagataaaaaataGAGAGGGCGAAGAACTGTTAAATACGATCAAAGAGATGGGGCTCAGCATACTAAATGACAACATAGAAGGGGACGAAGAAGGGGAAATCACATACGTGGGAGGGATGGGGTGCTCGGTGATTGACTATGGAATAACGAATGAGGAAGGGAGGAATAGGGTGAAGCAAATGAGGGTAGTAGACAGAATGGAGTCGGACCACGAGGCGCTAGAGGTCGACCTCGAATCGGGAAGGAGAAAGGAAAGGCAACGGAGGGAGGAAACAGTGAAGGTCTCATGGTCAGAGAGGGCAATCGAAGAATATAGAAGATGGATAGTTAGAGGGGGGGCCGCGAGGACGTGGGGGGAGATCAAAGTGAAGGTAGGGAACGCGCTACAATTCAAGAAAGGGAAACCAGGAAGAAGAGAGGAGGGAAAGTGGTGGGATGAGGAGTGCAGGAGAAAGAAAGCAGAAATGAGAAAGGCAAAAAAAGAGGTAGGAAAAGGGAGGAACAGCATGGAGAAATATAGGCAGGTCAAAAGAGAGCTAAGAAACCTAtgcaggagaaaaaaagaggagggcCTAAAGTCAGAGATAAAAGAGGCAAAGGAAGATAGAACGGGCAAGAAATTCTGGGACATGGTCaaaaagagaaggaagagaAGAAGGGAGGAAATAGACAAGAGCATAAGAGATGAAAAATGGTTAGAGCACTTTAAAGGGCAACTGGGGGAGAAAGTAGGACGGCAGGACGAAGAAAGGGGAGCGATACTAGAAACGGGCAGTGAGAACGAGggcggagagggagagatagaAGTGGACGAGGTGAGAAAGATCATAAGAAAAATGAAGGAGAGAAAGGCACCTGGAGACGACGAAATTCAAAACGAGGCATGGAAACACGGAGAAGATCTAATGCTGGAAGAGTTAACGGAGATTATGGGGAAGATATGGGACGGAGAAGGCTTTCCAGAGGAATGGAAGAAAGGGATAGTGAAACCGATATacaaaaaaggagagaaaggagACTGCGGGAACTACAGAGGAATCACACTAATGGACACAGGATATAAAATCTATGCGGAGCTTTTAAGAGGGAGAATGGAAGCAAAACTAGAAAAAGAGGGAAGACTAAGCGACACACAGATGGGATTTAGGAGAGGGAGAGGCACGACGGACGCGATATACGTGGTGAGCATGGCGGTGGAGCAGGAGCtgaggaaaaaaggaggaaaagtgtACGCATGCTTCGCAGATATGAAAGCGGCATTCGACAAAATAGAAAGGGGAGAGATCTGGAGAATGATGAGGAAGCTGGGAGTGAACGAAAAAACCAGAGAAAGGGTAATGGAGATTTATGATAGGACAGAATGTGAGGTGAAGGTAGGAGAAAGGAAGATAGGAAGCTTTGAGACACAGAAAGTGAGACAAGGATGCCCACTAAGTCCACTACTCTTCAATGTAGCAATGGCAGACGTGGAAGAGGAACTGAGTAAAGTACAGGAGGGAGGAGTGATACTAGGAAGAAAGAAGATATGGTCGATTTCGTACGCAGATGACGTGGTGCTACTAGCAACAAACGCGACAGGGCTAAGACAGATGATGGGAAGATTCCAGAAAATTATAGAGAAGAAAGGGCTGGAGCTGAATGCGGAAAAAACGAAGGTGATGATATTCAGAAACGGAGGGAGAAgggggagagaggagagatttgaatggaaagaaaaagaaatagaaGTGGTGAAGAAATTCGAGTACCTGGGATACACAATGAAAGAAAACGGAAAAGAGGATGAACagataaagaaaatgaaagaaaaggcAACAGCTTTACTAGGCACAGTATGGGGGATAGGAGAACAGATATGTAAGGAGAACTGGAAAACCAGGATGAAGCTATTCGAGGCACTAGTTCAAAGTGTGATGGAGTACGGAGCAGAGATTTGGGGTTGGAAAGGCCAGGAGGAGTTGGAAAAGGTGCAGAGGAGATACATGAAGTGGATACTGAAGCTAGAGAGGACAACTCCAGCGCATATACTACACTGGGAAACGAAGAGATTCAAGCTGGAAACGAGAGCAAGGAAAAGGGCCATAAGATATGAGAGGAAACTgagcaaagcgagcgaagGCACGCTACTAGGAGAGTGCTGGAGAATACTAAgaagagagggggagagaaaagagaggagcggaagagagaaggagcagcggaagaaagagctggagaaatGCGGGTTATCCCTGACAGAATATATCAGAAGAGTGGAAGCAGGAGAGGAAGTAGAAGAGGAGATTGAGAGGATAAACAAGGACACACAATGGCAAAGGTGGAGAGAGGAGATAAGGGACTCAAAATTCGCGGGGGAGACCAAAGAACTGCTAAAAGAAATAGGAGATACCCCACAACATATGACGGACACAGGAGAACACAGAAGGGGATCATTAGGAATAATAGCAAGATTTAGACTGGGGAGTGAAACGAGGAGCAACAAATACTGGAGAAGCGAAGAAGACAGGAGGTGCAGAATGTGCGGAAAAGAAGAGGAGACACTAAAACATGTAATAGAGAGGTGCGAGGACACAAAGATACCAGGAGCGGATTGGAAAAAAGTTTGCGGAGGAGAGAAAACACAGATAGGGTATCTAAACGGAATAATAtggaaaaggaaaaatagAGAGGAAAGAGCTGAAATATAGGGAAGAAAGGAGTCACAGGAGAAGAAGGAGGATTGAgtgaagaaaaatagagagaagagaagaaaataataaagaaaaaacaaaaaaaaaagtgatttaaatatatattactaAGCTGTACACTACGACGCAATAGTTTatagtttttcattgtaaaatattgtaaatactaatgtataaacaataaacgattctattctattctatttcTAACAAAAGGTTTCATTAAGTATGGTTGCAAACCAAATCCTCCATTACCGATAAAAAAGTTTGgagaaataatatttgaatttgGCAAAGGCTTTGGGGGTGGCAAGTCAATAAGTCCTTGCTGAAGACCTCGACCAAgatcagtattattaaatattcccGCATCATTAAAGGATCCTGAAATAATTATTAGGTTGTAATATAACATGAAGCAAAATTTTAAAGCACTAAATAACATTTATTACCATAGTCACCAATATTTGTCCAAATGAAACGTTTTTTTGAATCACAGCATACCATCAATACTATGctataaaactttttgtaaTTGAAGAATAAGCTACCACTATTTGGTAGCTTCCTTATTCGACAGTGCCTACCGTCAATAGCACCTAAGCAGTTGGGAACGTGTAAATCTGTCATAAAATCATCTGCAATGTTTTCAAACTGTTGAGTAGTAGGGAATATCACAAATAGTGGAATTAGTATTTGACACAATACATTGCATACTTCTGGTACAATACCTTTTATCGTTGACATCCCAATGGAATAAAACCATTTATGCTTAATTATGGAATCACCGTGTGCTAAGTaactgaaataaaaattttcattaagttTTATTAGCCTTTTATCGACATAAATAATATGCCTATCAATACTTCAATAAATGagtattaaataaaacatttaaataaatatgcacGTTTTTGTTGAAACTTACTTTAGCGTTAAACTGAGGCGTAACTCTGGAGGAAGAGCAGGCCTTATACTTCTTTTAATCAATGCTGCATGGACTAAAGTGTATAAATACTTGAATGCTTGAACATTCATACGAGTAAACTGTATGAATTCCTCCTCAtcattcaatttaaaataagtaaaaacaGATCTATAACTGCCATATCCAGTTAAGTAATTATGCCGAATCAAAGGTTTACTCCACCAGCGTCTTaaccttctttttcttcttataatttcattatattcaatatatgCATGGCCTAATTCAGCAATCTCTCTTACAATCTCATGGTGATCCATTTTAAACTTGCCTGCTAATAATTTATTGGATTTATGCTAAAATTCATTATTTCATAATTTCTAACTGTTGCATTGTACAAATTTTAGTCTTTACTCACTTTTCTTTAAGTACTTGTATGCAGGACTCAATACTTCTATAATTTATAGTTTTGTTATTGCTCCAAAACTGATGTATACTTGTATATATTAACCTCGAAAAAGTCTCTCCGAAGCTCGAATTTACCCATGGGAGTGCAGGTTTATTCAGTATTGACAGAGAATTTTCACACGACGTTTCTGCCATTTGACTGCCACCACCAGAAGTCACTATAATTTCGTATACGGTCGAACGCGGTCGAACGCAGTCGTACGCGGTCGTACGCATCTATGTGGCCAGGGCATGTACAAGATGACTAGGTCTGTTCGCACCGGCGGCCAGGCCGTGACTGATTCACGAAAGTGACTAAACTTCCAAGCTCCCCTCGCGCTCGCCGCGTCGTGGTGCTCCGCTAGGCGGCGCGTCGGGCCGCATGTGGTGGTAGGAGGGGACCGCCACATGCATAGTTACGTTCTGCTCGTTCCTCTGTTTCAGCGCGAATAATTATCTATTCAAAATATTACTAGATATAATAAGCGTGCTTTAGGCACGATCCTGAGTTTAAATTGAAGCAGAAAtaagataatttaataaatttagtaATAATAGagtacttttttataataattttataatgaaattttcgtatggtaatatttctaaaaattgtgtgaaatatatttaacaataaaaatgtaaCTAAACGttttatagccattttttaccgtttttcctgcgttttttttttattgtaacattttaattt is part of the Nasonia vitripennis strain AsymCx chromosome 1 unlocalized genomic scaffold, Nvit_psr_1.1 chr1_random0002, whole genome shotgun sequence genome and harbors:
- the LOC107981734 gene encoding uncharacterized protein LOC107981734, encoding MDHHEIVREIAELGHAYIEYNEIIRRKRRLRRWWSKPLIRHNYLTGYGSYRSVFTYFKLNDEEEFIQFTRMNVQAFKYLYTLVHAALIKRSIRPALPPELRLSLTLNYLAHGDSIIKHKWFYSIGMSTIKDDFMTDLHVPNCLGAIDGRHCRIRKLPNSGSLFFNYKKFYSIVLMVCCDSKKRFIWTNIGDYGSFNDAGIFNNTDLGRGLQQGLIDLPPPKPLPNSNIISPNFFIGDVLRNP